Below is a genomic region from Triticum dicoccoides isolate Atlit2015 ecotype Zavitan chromosome 5A, WEW_v2.0, whole genome shotgun sequence.
cgagtaaagagacttgctggtaacgagattgaactaggtattgagataccgacgatcgaatctcgggcaagtaacctactgatgacaaagggaacaacgtatgttgttatgcggtctgaccgataaagatcttcgtagaatatgtgggagccaatatgagcatccaggttccgatattggttattgaccggagacgtgtctctgtcatgcctacattattctcgaacccgtagggtccgcacgcttaaggtttcgatgacagttatattatgagtttatgagttttgatgtaccgaaggagttcggagtcccggatgagatcggggacatgacgaggagtctcgaaatggccgagacgtaaagatcgatatattggacgactatattcggacatcggaaaggttccgagtgattcgggtattttttggagtaccggagagttacaggaatacgtattgggccttattgggccatacgggaaagaaggaaaagggcctcaagggtggccgcacccctccccttagtctggtccgaattggactagggaaggggggcgcccccttccttccttctccttttcccttcctcttttcctattccatatgggaggtggaatcctactaggactagggagtcctagtaggactccacacctggcgcgcctctcctagggctgtcctcctccccccttgctcctttaatacgggggcaggggggcacctctagacacacaagttgatccacgcgatcatattcttagccgtgtgcggtgcccccttccatcataatcttcgataatattgtagcggtgcttaggcgaagccctgcaacggtagtacatcaagatcgtcaccacgccgtcgtgctgacggaactcttccccgacattttgctggatcggagtccggggatcgtcatcgagctgaacgtgtgctagaactcggaggtgccgtagtttcggtgcttgatcggtcgggccgtgaagacgtacgactacatcaaccgcgttgtgctaacgcttccgctgtcggtctacaagggtacgagatcacactctcccctctcattgctatgcatcaccatgatcttgcgtgtgcgtaggattttttttttgaaattactatgttccccaacacctattggcaagctgttaagccaatgccgagctggtcctttaagcttgagtgtgaggcatttgatggcgtggaaatcatcgccgcaggccatgtggatgtgaaggagatactcctcgatccataccacaggattgttgtgccatcatatgattcgatgtttacgggtttgaaaccctcggggatttgatgatccattatttcgtctatgaagcatagtgggtgtgcggcgcctctgtactgggctatatcacgacgtagctccaatgagctttatctactgtgttcggccctgccgaatttgtggccggagtgacggttaccgtctcgagttgtggggcacccacgcgatccgtagatcgatcttgtttgccttgccttgtcctccaacatatctcacaggtctggcgcattttcccgtgccttgatacggggtgcggcttgagtggagggccgagaggcctctctgtcacggccacgaggtggtcgatcggccgtatcgagtgctggtgatgtaggtttaagtgcttcctcctctaatcggggtagcaacctgcgctttgcgtAGCtcgtggaggggcgttcgagtttatactcttcggccgcaaggacttcagtccatctgtcgactagcaaatcttgatcagctctaagttgttgctgttttttcttgaggcttcttgtcgtggccataagcctgcgttgaaaacgctcttactcaacgggatcctctggcacgacgaattcgtcgtcgtcgaggcttgcctcgtcttcggagggaagcATATGATTATcgccctcgacctctctgtctgccgctctctcatgagggctggtttctccatcctcctgtgctaaatcttgctagagggggttttcttcggcactttcaggagtattattatctcccgtgctggagtcaccgtatttgttttggcgggattttgagcggcgccgctgacgctggcgcttaggctgtttcttggaggggtcatcctccgttgttccatcgccatctccttcttttggggtgtccaccatgtatatgtcatatgacgaggtggctttccagagcccaataggcgctggttcttcatcgtctccatcatcggcgtccataccatcgatgtcttcggagtcgaagtcgagcatgtcggttaaatcatcgacagtggctacaaagtgggtggtgggggggctttgaatttcttcatcgtccgtatcccagccttgctgaccgtagtccggccagggctctcctgataaagagagagacttcagtgtcttcagaatatcgccgaaaggcgagtgctgaaagatgtccgcggtagtaaactccatgatcggcgcccaatcggattcgatcggcaggggcgcggagggttcagagtcccgagaggagtccggctccttggagtcacgagtctcccggagtgcggggctggtgttcggctcgatcgccgttgggatcgcagcccccgaggcggcgtccaaccgcccatcctcggtcgccgcagttggctccgaattaagggtcgaagccgatgcgggtgcggcctccagggcactgttcggcggcagagctagatcatgctcgtcgtgacagtgcggcgcactcggcagtggctcgaatccgtcgaagatcaaatccccgcggatgtcagccgtgtagtttaaacttccaaatctgacctgacggccaggggcgtagctttcaatctgctccagatggccaagtgaattggcccgcagtgcgaagccgccgaagacgaagatctgtctggggaggaaggtctcaccctggactgtatggccattgatgatcgtaggagccatcaggcctgacggcgacgacatagaggaactctcaatgaaagcaccaatgtcggtgtcaaaaccggcggatctcgggtagggggtcccgaactgtgcgtctaggccggatggtaacaggaggcaagggacacgaagttttacccaggttcgggccctctcgatggaggtaaaaccctacatcctgcttgattaatattgatgatatgggtagtacaagagtagatccaccacgagatcagagaggctaaaccctagaagctagcctatggtatgattgtctgttgtcctacggactaaaaccctccggtttatatagacaccggagagggttagggttacacaaagtcggttacaatggtaggagatctacatatccgtatagccaagcttgccttccacgccaagaaaattcCCTttaagacacgggacgaagtcttcaatcttgtatcttcatagtccaggagtccggctgaaggtatagtccggctctctgaacaccccctaatctaggactccctcagcatggatctttgatccatttaaaccgagggaattcacatggtgattctctttacaacatatcctctcgatatttagagagctatagtaaatattccaattatttggatttaccgcaaacacacttgcaaaatatcccaatgcctttgttatcttaattcttgttctccaacatggccatatatttctttcatcatatttcggacctccaccaaaaatccgaacatttttggacacctctatttcctagcccttgttcaaaccatttgaattaaattcaaatgactttgaattaaatccttgcaatcatgcctctcctattttttttggaaccagcgcatttttgcgagtccgggaatattATCTACATGCgctaattctttccctaacccctccctctttcttttcttctccatttttgttTTCTGCTTCGAAataagggagagagaggagagagcccaGCAGGCCGGCCTCCAGGGCCCATCCCTAGTCCCAGCCGCGCCCCTGCCTAATCCCTAGGCCAACTGCACCTGGGCCGCCCGACTTCCCTCACCAGGCCCACCTAATCCTAACCCTAGGACGACTCTCCTCCAATCGTtctctccctcatcctctcccttCGCGCCGCCAGGGAGCCCGACTCCCCCATCTCCCTCGCAGCCTCGCTCTCTCCCGATCCTCTCTTCTCCCCTGCCCGCGCCGCCAGAGAGGAGCGGTCTCTCGCCCCACCCATGCACGCAGGAGCCCCCGCGCTCGATCCCCGTCATCGCCAGCGCACCTCGCCTCCCCGTCCCCGCATGGCTCCATCCTCGCCGCCTGCAAGCTCTGTCCAGCGAGCGCCGTGGCGTTCCTCGTGTTCatggcctcctccttcctccggcGCCTCAAGCTCCATGTGCCCGATCCATGGCCTCCCCTTCCTCTCGTCGCATTTTCTCTCCCTGACGTCCCATCTCGcagggccgccgccgtcgtcttcggCAGGAGCAGGAGCTTCCTTGGCCGCCAGCCCGCAGTACCAGGACGACCCCTCCCGCCATCGCGACTTCGCGTCCCGGCCTTCTCGCTGCTGCTACCTCCTTCGCCTCAACCCGCCGGAGATCGCGCGTGCCGCTGCAAGTCCCTCGATCGTGCCGGCCACTAGAGCTGTTGCTGGCCGATGCCTCCGACGTGTGCCTGAGTCTCCTCGAGCACCTCCCTGCCTTGTACGGCTGTCGCATCGTCATGCTCCAGCGCCGTCTCGAGCTCTTCATCCTCGACCTCCATGCCGTCCCGGAGTCTCTCGTCGCCGCTGCAAGGTCCAGCCTCTGGCCGTCGTCGCCACCATTGCTTCCTGACCTCTTCATAGCACGCGTGCCGCAGCTGCCTGGCGCTGTTAACGTCAAGACGGTGGTCACAATAACCGTGGGTGCCAAGTTCCTCTTCCGAAATCATCAAGTGCACGAGGACCTCGGTCCCGAGAACGACTACCACACCGGAACGCCAAGTACATGGATACGCCGAGCTTCTCTCCGAATGTGTGTACGACTACCATAGCGCCGAAGACCTTGGATGCTCGAAGAGTACCGAACGAAACGCCAAGTACCACTAtcaccgagtacgactacttccacgatgatacgagaacaactaccatCGACCCTCGAAGCCTCCATGGAGGTCAAGTCCCTCGCCGtgatcccgaacatctacggaaaattggcaactaagaacgtgaacgactaccgccgccaagataacgagtacctctaccgtcatcatgtacccctacttccactaccgaacgtcccgagaacgtctacttcccctacaccgctttgaacttgaacccctccgataacgcacgtttcgaaggtataaccccgagatgaccgtCCGAGAATGTTTGcatatgttgtatgagatgcacccgttgtctgcaccatgtccgagttgtcacttgctcggtcctcctcttttGCCGCTAAGCCGTggggacccggtatccgggagcaccccaccatccttgcatgacacgctcccgtcacttttccttttgcaccggtattccCGTGAGCTACCGGAATCGATAtggtgccgtggcatcattttcggattcgtcgccgtggcaccctttctttccgccatgatgacaagCACTTCATAGCATGTTCATGTCAACCTTttcaaaaattgcataaaacttgcatatgccattcgcatcatgataacaacatttaaaatggttaaaagtgttgtttgcttaaattactaaatgcacatgaggttttaccggaattgttgtttgatatttctggcctcatttaaaatgcctaactatgtattttactcatgtttcacctcttgtcatgtttaaacaacatttaatattgttgagtacctaaccgagagtgaactaaataaccgATGtgatgttccatcaatatgcaacggagttgcatatcgaGATCCACTTAAttcgtaggattgcttgtgcactttgccatgtcatgcataattaaaccggacatgcatcatacttggttgtgcatcatgccatgtttatgtgatggttgtttactatgttgtttgcttctttctggtgttactttttcgggttagtttcgataacgtcgcatttgtgagtatTCGTTCGacctcgtccgtttgtcttcttcatggactcgttcttcttccttgcgggatctcaggcaagatgaccataccctcgaaatcacttctatcttttcttgctagttgctcgctctattgctatgcctatgccgcgatacctaccacttgttatatcatgctcccatattgccatgtcaaacctttaacccaccttatcctagcaaaccgttgtttggctatgttaccgctttgctcaacccttcttatagcgttgttagttgcaggtgaagtttggagtttgttccttgttggaacatgattattgttgggatatcacaatatctcttatttaattaatgcatctatatacttggtaaagggtggaaggctcggccttatgcctggtgttttgttccactcttgccgccctagtttccgtcataccggtgttatgttccttaattttgcgttccttacgcggttgggttataatgggaaccccttgacagttcgccttgaataaaactcctccagcaaggcccaaccttggttttaccatttgcactaataacctatcaccttcccttaggttctgcagactcaaggatcatctttattttaacccccccccccccggggcagtgcttctctaagtgttggtccgaactagagtcctttgcagcgccacctcggagaAACTCGAGGGCtgattttagttgtacggagcgctcatccgatgttgccctgagaacaagatgtgtgcagctcctatcaggatgtcggcgcatcgggtggctttgctggttttgttttaccattgtcgaaatgtcttgtaaccgggattccgagtctgatcgggtcgtcctgggagaaggaatatccttcgtttgaccgtgagagtttgtgatgggctaagttgggacacccctgcagggttttgaactttcgaaagtcatggccgcggttatgggcagatgggaatttgttaatgtccggttgtagagaacttgacacttaacttaattacaaTGCATCaaacgcgtgtgtagccatgatgatctctttccggtggagcccgggaagtgaacatagtcttgtgttatgcttgaacgtaagtagtttcaggatcacttcttgatcacttctagttcacaatCGTGTTttgctcctcttctcactctcatttgcgtatgttagccaccgtatatgctattgcttgctgcagctctacctcacataccttttccctacccataagcttaaatagtcttgatcgcgggggtgtgagattgctgagtccccgtgactcacagattacttcaaacagttgcaggtgccgatgataaccgtgcaggtgacgcaaccgagctcaggggagcccgatgaagatcgtgtacgttatgttgttccgtttctaattgatcagtagtgaagcccagttggggcgatcggggatctagcattatgggtggtcttctttcattttgtttccgtagtcggaccttgtatgTATCTGGATGATGaaatgttatatttatgtattgtgtgaagtgacgattgtaagccaattctttatccctttcttattcagtacatgggatgtgtaaagattaccccttttacgacatgcctactatgcggttatgcctctaagtcgtgctccgacatgtgggagatataaccgcatcgtggATGTTACAAGTTGATTCGGTTAGTGGGCGATGACTGCTTAAGCGCTGCAATTAGCGTCATATAGCAGCTCCAACAGCCCTCCGTCCAAACTTTTGATTCTCAGTTCTTCACAACATTTGCCAAAAAAAATTAGATAGTTCAAACCACGCAAAGTTTCAGCCGAATCTAGCACTTTCTTGGGCTAGCCGCCGGCCAATTTCCGGAGATACGATGGCCAAAATCTGAAGCATTTATGTGTCACAAGGCACCACTTTCCCAATAATTTGGCAACAAGTTAACCTGAGTTGGAAAAAAACTTTCTCTGTCTTTCCCTTCCTCTCAACGGCAGTTGGGGTGAAGAACTCGCCCCTTcaggcttagagcatctccactagtGCCCCAAAAAGTCTTCCCAAGCCACTTTTTAGGCATCGGTGGTCAAAAATCGCCCCATTCGGACCCCCGACTCGTCATTTTCCGCCGGTAGAAGCAAAAATTCCCGCCGGCAACCCCATAGGACACCCAACGCACCGGGGGCTCCTCGGGAGCTTAATTTCGCCTTTTTGTGGGAGCTGGCCCACCTGCCAGCGGCTCTCTCCTCTCTCCCGTCCCCACGTGCTCCCTGGCGCTAGACCACCCACGTGCTagctcctctctctctttccctccaCACACGCGGGCACCGAACCCCACTCCCGTCCCCGCCGCCTGGCACGCCTTTTCGCTGGTCCTCGTCGACGCCGGAGACCTGCTCGTGCCCGACGCCGAGgcggcggccgaggaggccaccaccTCCACGGCCACGGCCGCCACGCCCTGTTCGCCGCTCCCACGCCTTCCGCCTCCCCGTCGGCCCCGCCACCTTCTCCCTCAAGCACGCGCTGCTCCTCGCCGGCCTGGCCCCCTCCGGCGCCCCGCTGAGCCGGCCCCTCACCCCGACCGAGCAGGACATCCGCGCCCGCCTCGTCGTCGAGAAGGAGAAGATCCAGGCGCTCCACATCTGCGAGGACGACGAGCTGCGCCGGCTCGGCCTCCTCGCCTACTGGCTTGCCTTCTTCGTCGCCCCGcaagcaggagaggaggaggagcaggtgcACCCCCAGCGCGCGCGGCCTGGGCGCGGACACGTGGCCGGCGAGGCCTGGGCGCGGACGAGGGAAGCCAGGGGGCGTGGCGGCCAGGGGCGCGGGCGCGTGACGACCAGGCAGGGGAGGTGCACGCCGGCGAGGAGCCCGGTCCTTCTCCTCCCTCGTCCGTTGATGATCATCAGCACCTCGCTCGTCCTCGTCGGCCCCGCTTCTCGCCTCCTGGGGGCGCGACGAGTGGAAAAAATCCCGCCCCCAGGCTAAAATTCACGCCGGCCGCCCCCCAGGAGGCGAAAAAATGCCTCCTGGGGggctcaacggctggagatgctcttagccaaCCCGTGAATTCACCTCTCCCCAGCCTGCTGCTCCCGTGACAAGTTGCGGGGAGGGGAATCCCATGCCTCGTCTCAGCTAATAATTTATATTAGTTTTTTCTTACTCTTCGCAATGGTGGCGCTTGGACAGATGATGACGCCTCATTGTTGAATTCATATTCCGATGACTCCAACCTTTCTTGAGTTCGTTCATCAAGATGGAGCTCTGGCATAGATTTGTGTTGTTTCTTTGGGACTGTGAGGTTAGAATTTACCATGTGCATACACGACAAGAGATCTGGTGTCAAGTGCTTCGGATCGATTTAAGGGTTCAACCGAGACGATCGCGGGCGTTGGTCCTTagtggcacgtgcatgaagacttaccATCTGTCATCGACAAAATCAGACCGGCTACAAaaagggaggggggacctcgggaaACGGGCCTGTCTCTTGTACAAATCGTATGATAAAATTGATCGTATGTGAGGCAATTTCGTTTTTATTATGCTTAGGGTGCTTGGTACTATGAACATTCGTGGTAAATCCGGGTTTTTTCTCCGCAAACAAAAGGTTGTTACGTGCTTATCACTTGGATATTTTGCTCTTGATCTGTGCCCCTTTCAATCAGCCTGAGAGTAGATAAACAATCACACTTTTGACAGGAAACCAGGGTATCATTGTCGGGTAAACCTAGTGTAAGTTTAATCCTAGTTGCCTACTACACTAAGCCGAGTTACAGCTAATCTATGTCTTGTAATGATATAGCCTAAATTAAAGGCGTCAGAACATGGAGTACCCGTCATTTCAAGGAAGCCACCATTTCCAGGCGCGAGCCAAGGTCGACTTTGAGCCATCACGAAGCAAATCCCAAGGTCATACCTCCACACTTCACGCAAAGACAGGAGGCGTACACCGTCGCCGTTCTCGGGGAAGAATGCTTCCGCTGCACCTCTCGCTGCGTCGTACTCTACTTCTCTGCATATCAACTGGATTTGCACCGCGCAAGCCCTGCTCAGAAATCGCAGAGTGGCGCACACCGTTCGCAATGAAATCGCAGCACAGGAAGCTCCCCACCCCGACGCCATCCGTCTCGACGGCGACGCTCCTCCTGCTCCCGCTCGCGCTCCTCGCCGCCGTGCTCATGGTCGTGTACCCCAACGAGTTCGCCCTTCAGTCGTCGCTCGCCGGCGCCGGCTGCCCCGACGGCGCCAGCGTCGCGGCGCGCCACGTCGTCGCGCAGGCGGCCCCGGACTTCCGGCTGCTCATGGGCGTGCTGACCCTGCCGAGCCGGTACGAGCGGCGGCACCTGCTCCGCACGGTGTACGCGCTCCAGCAGCCGAACCTGACGGCGCGCGTCGACGTCCGCTTCTTCTTCTGCCGGATCGAGTCGGAGGAGCAGCGCCTGCTGGTGGCGCTGGAGGCGATGCGGTACGGCGACGTGGTGGAGCTGGACTGCCCGGAGAACATGGACAACGGCAAGACGCACTCCTACTTCTCCAGCGTGCCGGCGCTCTTCGGCGCCGAGGCCTACGACTTCGTGATGAAGGCCGACGACGACACCTTCTTCCGGCTGCCGCAGCTGGCGGAGTCGCTCGGCCGCGCGCCCAGGGAAGACCTCTACTACGGCTGCATGGTGCCGTGCGACTACGTGCGCGGGTGGAACGAGTACATGTCCGGCATGGGGTACGTCATCTCGTGGGACCTCGTGGAGTGGATCGTGGCGGCGGCGGACCGGATCAGGAACCACACGGCCGGGCCGGAGGACAGGACGCTCTACTCCTGGTTCAGCGGCGCCGGGAAGGCCAAGAACCGGGTGGACGTGAAGCCGGCCATGTACGACTTCCCGCAGCGAGGCGCCCCCTGCGCCCACGAGCTCGTGCCGGACACCATCGCCGTGCACCGGCTCAAGAACAACTTCAGGTGGTCCACCACGCTCAAGTACTTCAACTTCACCGCCGGGCTCCAGCCCTCCAAGTTCTATCGCGTCGTTTGATGGAACGATCGAGAGGCTGATCTTGTGTACGTAGCATTTTGAATTTCATTTTATTTGCACGAGTCAACGGCCTGTAAAGTTGATTTTTTTCCTTCATTATTTCTAAAAAGGGCCATGCTACGGCGTGCGCTGTAGCTATCAAATTCCGACCAAGTAAATTTCAGAAATGCTAAAAATATGATGTCAGATATTTAAACATGGTAAATCGAATATTTTTATAACAAATTACGTTGCCGTGAGGATGGCAATTTTCTATGGCAACATTTTCGGCAGAAAAACTGAACATGACAAGGATTCGCCATGCTTGGTAAAGAAAATTGCCAGCCCTGTGACAACATAATTTACcatctgttggggatatagctactaggtatgacccgcccagaaggggccgggtcaaccccaatggcgggttaaaAGAAGAAGCCCAGTAAATATTCAAGGTGATGATTTATTAACACTTGAaaaaggcctaagcccagaggcggcttaaggcccaatattgtgaaccgccatatgtaggaaaagacttgt
It encodes:
- the LOC119299558 gene encoding beta-1,3-galactosyltransferase pvg3-like, which encodes MLPLHLSLRRTLLLCISTGFAPRKPCSEIAEWRTPFAMKSQHRKLPTPTPSVSTATLLLLPLALLAAVLMVVYPNEFALQSSLAGAGCPDGASVAARHVVAQAAPDFRLLMGVLTLPSRYERRHLLRTVYALQQPNLTARVDVRFFFCRIESEEQRLLVALEAMRYGDVVELDCPENMDNGKTHSYFSSVPALFGAEAYDFVMKADDDTFFRLPQLAESLGRAPREDLYYGCMVPCDYVRGWNEYMSGMGYVISWDLVEWIVAAADRIRNHTAGPEDRTLYSWFSGAGKAKNRVDVKPAMYDFPQRGAPCAHELVPDTIAVHRLKNNFRWSTTLKYFNFTAGLQPSKFYRVV